The following coding sequences are from one Mesorhizobium onobrychidis window:
- a CDS encoding ribulose bisphosphate carboxylase small subunit — protein MMTNPGNKVTQGQFSFLPDLTDEQISAQIKYALKNHWAVSVEYTDDPHPRNTYWEMYGNPMFDLKDPAGILLEINSCRKAMPNMYVRVTAFDSTKGWEAPRMSFMVNRPPNEPGFRLLRQERDGRSQGYSIVPYATDRPEGERS, from the coding sequence ATGATGACCAATCCGGGAAACAAGGTCACGCAGGGACAGTTTTCGTTCCTGCCCGACCTGACCGATGAGCAGATTTCGGCGCAGATCAAGTACGCGCTGAAAAACCACTGGGCGGTCAGCGTCGAGTACACGGACGATCCGCATCCGCGAAACACCTATTGGGAAATGTACGGCAACCCGATGTTCGACCTGAAGGACCCGGCGGGCATCCTGCTTGAAATCAATAGCTGCCGGAAAGCCATGCCCAACATGTATGTCCGGGTCACCGCCTTCGATTCGACCAAGGGCTGGGAAGCGCCGCGCATGTCGTTCATGGTCAACCGGCCGCCCAACGAACCCGGGTTCCGGCTGCTGCGCCAGGAGCGCGACGGCCGCAGCCAGGGCTATTCGATTGTGCCTTATGCGACCGACAGGCCCGAAGGCGAGCGGAGCTAG
- a CDS encoding ribulose-bisphosphate carboxylase large subunit, whose amino-acid sequence MNKIDMPSAGTLKEGKERYKSGVIPYKKMGYWEPDYRPKETDLIAMFRITPQPGVDHEEAAAAIAGESSTATWTVVWTDRLTACELYRAKAFKSEPVPNTGPGTKTEQQYFAYIAYDLDLFEPGSIANLTASIIGNVFGFKAVKALRLEDMRIPVAYLKTFQGPATGIVVERERLDKFGRPLLGATTKPKLGLSGRNYGRVVYEALKGGLDFVKDDENINSQPFMHWRDRFLYCMEAVNKASAATGEVKGHYLNVTAGTMEEMYERAEFAKQLGSCIVMIDLVIGYTAIQSMAKWARRSDMILHLHRAGNSTYSRQKNHGMNFRVICKWMRMAGVDHIHAGTVVGKLEGDPLMIKGFYDTLREERTPQNLETGLFFDQDWASLNKVMPVASGGIHAGQMHQLIHYLGEDVVLQFGGGTIGHPDGIQAGATANRVALEAMILARNEGRDYLREGTKILEQAAKWCTPLKAALETWKDVTFNYESTDTADFVPTATPSF is encoded by the coding sequence ATGAACAAGATCGACATGCCGTCAGCAGGCACGCTCAAGGAAGGCAAGGAACGCTACAAGTCGGGCGTCATCCCCTACAAGAAGATGGGCTACTGGGAGCCGGACTACCGGCCCAAGGAGACCGACCTGATCGCCATGTTTCGGATCACGCCGCAGCCCGGCGTCGACCACGAGGAGGCGGCCGCCGCCATCGCCGGTGAATCCTCTACCGCGACATGGACCGTGGTGTGGACCGACAGACTGACCGCCTGCGAGCTCTACCGCGCCAAGGCGTTCAAATCCGAGCCGGTGCCGAACACAGGTCCCGGCACCAAGACCGAGCAGCAGTACTTCGCTTACATCGCCTACGACCTCGACCTGTTCGAGCCCGGCTCAATCGCCAACCTGACTGCATCGATCATCGGCAACGTGTTCGGCTTCAAGGCAGTCAAGGCCTTGCGGCTCGAGGACATGCGCATCCCGGTGGCTTACCTCAAAACCTTCCAGGGCCCGGCGACCGGCATCGTGGTGGAACGCGAGCGGCTCGACAAATTCGGCCGGCCGCTGCTCGGCGCGACGACGAAGCCGAAGCTTGGCCTGTCAGGCCGCAACTACGGCCGCGTCGTCTACGAGGCGCTGAAGGGTGGCCTCGACTTCGTCAAGGACGACGAGAACATCAACTCGCAACCCTTCATGCACTGGCGCGACCGCTTCCTCTACTGCATGGAGGCTGTGAACAAGGCGTCGGCCGCCACCGGCGAAGTCAAGGGCCATTATCTCAACGTCACCGCCGGCACGATGGAGGAGATGTACGAGCGCGCCGAATTCGCAAAACAGCTTGGCTCCTGCATCGTCATGATCGACCTCGTCATTGGCTACACGGCGATCCAGTCGATGGCCAAGTGGGCACGCCGCAGCGACATGATCCTGCACCTGCACCGCGCCGGCAACTCGACTTATTCGCGCCAGAAGAACCACGGCATGAATTTTCGCGTCATCTGCAAATGGATGCGGATGGCCGGCGTCGATCACATCCATGCCGGCACGGTGGTCGGCAAGCTGGAAGGCGACCCGCTGATGATCAAGGGGTTTTATGACACGCTGCGCGAGGAGCGCACGCCGCAGAACCTCGAAACCGGGCTGTTCTTCGATCAGGACTGGGCCTCGCTCAACAAGGTGATGCCCGTCGCCTCGGGCGGCATCCATGCCGGCCAGATGCACCAGTTGATCCACTATCTCGGCGAGGACGTCGTCCTGCAGTTCGGCGGCGGCACGATCGGCCATCCGGATGGCATCCAGGCCGGCGCGACGGCCAATCGTGTCGCGTTGGAGGCGATGATCCTCGCCCGCAACGAGGGCCGCGACTATCTGCGCGAAGGGACCAAAATCCTCGAACAGGCGGCCAAATGGTGCACGCCGCTGAAGGCGGCCCTGGAGACCTGGAAGGACGTCACCTTCAACTACGAATCGACCGACACGGCCGACTTCGTGCCAACCGCAACGCCCAGCTTCTAG
- the fba gene encoding class II fructose-bisphosphate aldolase (catalyzes the reversible aldol condensation of dihydroxyacetonephosphate and glyceraldehyde 3-phosphate in the Calvin cycle, glycolysis, and/or gluconeogenesis): MARITLRQLLDHAAEHGYGVPAFNINNMEQGLAIMEAAKACDAPVIIQASRGARSYANDIMLAKMMEALTEMHPAIPLCIHQDHGNNEATCLSAIRHGFTSVMMDGSLMADAKTLASYDYNVAITERVARMAHWVGASVEGELGVLGSLETGQGEAEDGHGAEGALSHDQLLTDPDQAVDFVTATQVDALAIACGTSHGAYKFSRKPDGGILAMQVIEAIHEKLPNTHLVMHGSSSVPQELQDIINKYGGEMPQTFGVPVEEIERGIRYGVRKVNIDTDCRMAMAGQFRRVATEDPREFDPRKFLKPAMDALRDLCRDRFERFGTAGNASKIRVIAMDEMAKRYAAGKLDPQIATAKAA, encoded by the coding sequence ATGGCCCGCATCACCCTTCGCCAGCTTCTCGACCATGCCGCCGAGCATGGTTACGGCGTGCCGGCATTCAACATCAACAACATGGAACAGGGCCTCGCCATCATGGAGGCGGCCAAGGCCTGCGACGCGCCGGTCATCATCCAGGCCTCGCGCGGCGCCCGCTCCTATGCCAACGACATCATGCTGGCCAAGATGATGGAGGCGTTGACCGAAATGCATCCGGCCATTCCGCTCTGCATCCATCAGGATCACGGCAACAACGAAGCCACCTGCCTTTCGGCGATCCGCCACGGCTTCACCTCGGTGATGATGGACGGCTCGCTGATGGCGGACGCCAAGACGCTGGCGAGCTACGATTACAACGTCGCCATCACCGAGCGTGTCGCACGCATGGCGCATTGGGTCGGCGCCTCCGTCGAAGGCGAGCTCGGCGTGCTCGGCTCGCTGGAGACCGGCCAGGGCGAGGCCGAGGACGGCCACGGCGCCGAAGGCGCGCTTTCCCACGACCAGCTTTTGACCGATCCCGATCAGGCGGTCGACTTCGTCACCGCCACCCAGGTCGACGCGCTGGCGATCGCCTGCGGCACCTCGCACGGCGCCTACAAATTCAGCCGCAAGCCGGACGGCGGCATCCTGGCCATGCAGGTGATCGAGGCGATCCACGAAAAGCTGCCCAACACGCATCTGGTCATGCATGGCTCTTCCTCGGTGCCGCAGGAACTGCAGGACATCATCAACAAGTATGGCGGCGAGATGCCCCAGACTTTTGGCGTTCCGGTCGAGGAGATCGAGCGCGGCATCCGCTACGGCGTGCGCAAGGTCAACATCGACACTGATTGCCGCATGGCCATGGCCGGGCAGTTCCGCCGCGTCGCGACGGAGGACCCGCGCGAATTCGATCCGCGCAAATTCCTGAAACCCGCCATGGACGCCCTGCGCGATCTTTGCCGCGATCGCTTTGAACGCTTCGGCACGGCGGGCAACGCCTCGAAGATCAGGGTCATCGCCATGGACGAGATGGCGAAACGTTACGCCGCGGGAAAACTCGACCCGCAGATCGCAACCGCGAAAGCCGCCTGA
- the tkt gene encoding transketolase encodes MNSQAAALKPVAAVSERDMANAIRALAMDSVQKANSGHPGMPMGMADVATVLFSRFINIDPSAPNWPDRDRFVLSAGHGSMLQYALHYLLGFEDMPIEELQRFRQLGSRTAGHPEYGHALGIETTTGPLGQGISTGVGMALAERMLAARHGADLVDHFTYVIAGDGCLQEGISHEAIDLAGHLKLARLIVFWDDNAISIDGPTSLSTSMDQPARFKAAGWHVQSVDGHDTEAVAAAIEAAQQSDRPSLIACRTVIGKGAPNLGGSEKTHGAPLGDAEIAATRENIGWAYAPFEVPDDILFAWREIAQRGQAARHAWEQQLAASPRREAFESAVAGNLPDAVFEALGAFRKEHVEKATKVATRKASEMALAAINAATELTVGGSADLTHSNLTITKGMDRIAPDDYAGRYIHYGIREHGMAAAMNGIALHGGFVPYGGTFLCFADYARGAMRLSALMGQRVIYVMTHDSIGLGEDGPTHQPIEHLAMLRATPNLNVFRPADIIETAECWELALKSKTRPSVLVLSRQNLPMLRQAHSEEAHSDEPHSNENRSSQGAYVLREPAEHRAVTLIATGSEVEIAVAAAERLETGHGIAAAVVSMPCWELFEEQDAGTRKAVLGSAPRIAVEAAARLGWDRWIGDTGAFVGMAGFGASAPAPDLYRHFDITPEAVAAAALKLII; translated from the coding sequence ATGAACAGCCAAGCAGCAGCATTGAAGCCCGTCGCCGCCGTCTCGGAACGCGATATGGCGAACGCCATTCGCGCACTGGCGATGGACAGCGTCCAAAAAGCCAATTCCGGTCATCCCGGCATGCCGATGGGCATGGCCGATGTCGCGACAGTGCTGTTCAGCCGCTTCATCAATATCGATCCGTCGGCGCCCAACTGGCCCGATCGCGACCGCTTCGTGCTTTCGGCCGGGCACGGCTCGATGCTGCAATATGCGCTGCATTACCTGCTCGGCTTTGAAGACATGCCGATCGAGGAATTGCAGCGGTTTCGCCAGCTAGGCAGCCGCACTGCCGGACATCCGGAATATGGCCATGCGCTTGGCATCGAGACGACGACCGGTCCGCTTGGACAAGGCATTTCGACCGGCGTCGGCATGGCGCTGGCGGAGCGCATGCTTGCCGCCCGCCACGGCGCCGATCTCGTCGACCATTTCACCTACGTGATCGCCGGCGACGGCTGCCTGCAGGAAGGCATCAGCCACGAGGCGATCGACCTTGCTGGCCATCTGAAGCTGGCCCGGCTGATCGTCTTCTGGGACGACAATGCGATCTCGATCGACGGACCGACTTCGCTGTCGACATCGATGGACCAGCCGGCACGGTTCAAAGCCGCCGGATGGCATGTCCAATCGGTGGACGGCCACGACACGGAAGCCGTTGCAGCGGCAATCGAAGCGGCGCAGCAGTCTGACCGGCCGTCGCTGATTGCCTGCCGCACGGTGATCGGCAAGGGCGCGCCCAATCTGGGCGGTTCGGAAAAGACGCATGGCGCACCGCTGGGCGACGCGGAGATCGCCGCGACGCGCGAAAACATCGGCTGGGCCTACGCGCCGTTCGAGGTGCCGGACGACATCCTTTTCGCCTGGCGCGAAATTGCACAGCGCGGGCAAGCAGCACGGCACGCCTGGGAGCAGCAGCTTGCCGCCTCGCCGCGGCGCGAGGCCTTCGAGAGCGCGGTCGCCGGCAACCTGCCCGACGCAGTCTTCGAAGCGCTCGGCGCTTTCCGCAAGGAGCATGTCGAGAAGGCGACCAAGGTTGCAACGCGAAAAGCCTCCGAAATGGCGCTCGCTGCGATCAACGCCGCAACCGAGCTTACCGTCGGCGGCTCTGCCGATCTGACGCACTCGAACCTGACGATCACCAAGGGCATGGACCGCATAGCGCCGGATGACTATGCCGGCCGTTACATTCACTACGGGATCCGCGAGCACGGCATGGCCGCGGCCATGAACGGCATCGCACTGCATGGCGGCTTCGTGCCCTATGGCGGCACGTTCCTGTGCTTCGCCGACTATGCGCGCGGCGCGATGCGGCTCTCGGCGCTCATGGGCCAGCGCGTGATTTATGTGATGACGCACGATTCCATCGGTCTCGGCGAGGACGGCCCGACCCACCAGCCGATCGAGCACCTGGCGATGCTGCGGGCCACGCCGAACCTCAACGTCTTCCGTCCGGCCGACATCATCGAAACGGCGGAGTGCTGGGAATTGGCGCTGAAGAGCAAGACCCGGCCGAGCGTGCTGGTGCTCTCGCGCCAGAACCTGCCGATGCTGCGCCAAGCACACAGCGAGGAGGCGCACAGCGACGAGCCACACAGCAACGAGAACCGGTCGAGCCAAGGCGCCTACGTCCTGCGCGAGCCGGCCGAGCACCGCGCCGTGACGCTGATCGCCACCGGCTCGGAGGTCGAGATCGCCGTTGCCGCCGCCGAACGGCTGGAGACCGGGCACGGCATCGCCGCCGCGGTCGTCTCAATGCCGTGCTGGGAGCTTTTCGAGGAACAGGATGCCGGCACTCGCAAGGCCGTTCTCGGCTCGGCGCCGCGCATTGCGGTCGAAGCCGCAGCACGGCTCGGCTGGGATCGCTGGATCGGCGACACCGGCGCTTTCGTCGGCATGGCCGGTTTCGGCGCCAGCGCCCCTGCCCCGGATCTCTACCGGCATTTCGACATCACGCCCGAAGCCGTCGCCGCAGCGGCGCTGAAGCTCATCATCTAG
- a CDS encoding phosphoribulokinase, with protein MSAKHPIITITGSSGAGTTSVKRIFELIFRRENIEAAFIEGDAFHRYDRATMKTKVAEEEKVGNPNFTHFNAEANELAILEEVFEEYGRRGTGKTRTYIHDEDEEKQYGTPPGQFTEWREFPPSDLLFYEGLHGCVVTDKINLARHADLKIGVVPVINLEWIQKIHRDRATRGYSTEAVMDVILRRMPDYVRYIVPQFSQTAINFQRVPIVDTSNPFIARWIPTPDESMLVIRFANPRGIDFPYLLSMIHDSFMSRPNSIVVPGNKLDLAMQLILTPLILQLIERKNRVS; from the coding sequence ATGTCGGCGAAGCACCCCATCATCACCATCACCGGGTCGTCGGGCGCCGGCACCACCTCGGTCAAGCGCATCTTCGAGCTGATCTTCCGGCGCGAGAACATCGAGGCCGCCTTCATCGAAGGAGATGCCTTTCACCGCTACGACCGCGCCACGATGAAGACAAAGGTGGCCGAGGAGGAGAAGGTGGGCAATCCGAACTTCACCCACTTCAATGCCGAAGCCAACGAACTCGCAATCCTCGAAGAGGTGTTTGAGGAATATGGCCGCCGGGGAACCGGAAAGACCCGCACCTACATCCATGACGAGGACGAGGAGAAGCAGTACGGCACGCCGCCGGGACAATTTACCGAATGGCGCGAATTCCCGCCGAGCGACCTGCTCTTCTACGAGGGCCTGCATGGCTGCGTCGTCACCGACAAGATCAACCTGGCCAGGCATGCGGACCTCAAGATCGGCGTGGTGCCGGTCATAAATCTCGAATGGATTCAGAAGATCCATCGCGACCGCGCAACGCGCGGCTATTCCACCGAGGCGGTGATGGACGTCATCCTGCGCCGTATGCCGGACTATGTCCGCTACATCGTCCCGCAATTCTCGCAGACCGCCATCAACTTCCAGCGCGTGCCGATCGTCGACACGTCCAACCCGTTCATCGCGCGCTGGATCCCTACGCCCGACGAATCGATGCTGGTCATTCGCTTCGCCAATCCCCGCGGCATCGATTTCCCCTACCTGCTTTCGATGATCCACGACTCGTTCATGTCGCGGCCGAATTCCATAGTGGTGCCAGGCAACAAGCTCGATCTTGCCATGCAGCTGATCCTGACGCCGCTCATCCTGCAATTGATCGAACGCAAGAACCGTGTGTCGTGA
- a CDS encoding class 1 fructose-bisphosphatase: MPAATLDAFLNSYLGPPDELRSAVVATVRQLTQAATKIRNTINQGVLGTAFAGTRGANADGDIQKDLDIFADDIFLDAMRHAPVALYASEELEQPVLLDRQAPLAIAIDPLDGSSNIDTNVSIGTIFSLLPATGAPDENPAASFLQPGVNQLGAGFFIYGPQLALVLSLGSGTHVFVLSTRLGTFVQAYESRIIPQRTQEFAINAANYRHWDEAVRLYIDDCLEGTEGPRGKDFNMRWIASLVADCYRILMRGGVFLYPGDKRKGYRQGRLRLVYEANPIAFLIEQAAGAATDTITRILEIEPESLHQRVPMVFGSAREVARITRYHIEPSAIGERAPLFSRRGLFRA; encoded by the coding sequence ATGCCAGCGGCAACGCTCGACGCTTTTCTGAATTCCTATCTCGGCCCGCCAGACGAACTGCGCTCTGCGGTCGTAGCGACCGTCCGCCAGCTGACGCAGGCCGCCACCAAGATCCGCAACACCATCAATCAGGGGGTGCTCGGCACCGCCTTTGCCGGGACCCGCGGCGCCAATGCCGACGGCGACATCCAGAAGGATCTCGACATCTTCGCCGACGACATCTTCCTCGACGCCATGCGGCACGCTCCGGTCGCGCTCTACGCCTCCGAGGAATTGGAGCAGCCGGTCCTGCTCGACAGGCAGGCGCCTCTCGCCATCGCCATCGATCCGCTCGACGGCTCTTCCAACATCGACACCAACGTGTCGATCGGAACGATTTTCTCGCTCCTCCCTGCAACTGGCGCGCCGGACGAAAATCCGGCCGCCTCTTTTTTGCAGCCAGGCGTGAACCAGCTGGGCGCCGGTTTCTTCATCTATGGGCCGCAGCTGGCGCTGGTTCTGTCGCTCGGCAGCGGCACGCATGTCTTCGTTCTCTCGACCAGGCTCGGCACCTTCGTCCAGGCCTACGAGAGCCGGATCATCCCGCAGCGCACCCAGGAGTTCGCCATCAACGCCGCCAACTACCGGCATTGGGACGAGGCGGTGCGGCTCTACATCGACGACTGCCTCGAAGGCACCGAAGGCCCACGCGGAAAGGACTTCAACATGCGCTGGATCGCCTCCCTGGTCGCCGACTGCTATCGTATACTGATGCGCGGCGGTGTATTCCTGTATCCAGGCGACAAGCGCAAGGGTTACCGCCAGGGTCGGCTGCGCCTCGTCTATGAGGCCAACCCGATCGCCTTTCTCATCGAACAGGCCGCCGGCGCCGCTACCGACACGATCACCCGCATCCTCGAAATCGAACCCGAGAGCCTGCACCAGCGCGTGCCCATGGTGTTCGGATCGGCGCGGGAAGTCGCGCGCATCACCCGCTACCACATCGAGCCCAGCGCCATCGGCGAGCGTGCGCCGCTGTTCAGCCGCCGCGGCCTGTTCAGGGCCTGA
- a CDS encoding LysR family transcriptional regulator — MRNLTLKQFKTVQAIISHGKIVSAAKVLGLSPPAVTIQLRQVEEEFQLALFDRTSDGMRPTAAGLAFVETAQAIEERLRLLEDAMDAIKGVRIGSLRLGVVSTAKYFAPRLMAGFMKEHPDIDMRLAIGNRAETIDSLKNHDIDIALMGRPAREVPVRASVFGDHPLVIIAPPDHPLASAREISKERIAEEHFLIREPGSGTRISLEIFLSDVPGRIDDLGVEMGSNETIKQAVMAGLGIAFISAHTIAAETEAGRLVILDVVGMPIRRQWFSVMRSDHAISPAMATFHDFLMRKGAMYLPLFGKLYPHEGPNTRGRAS, encoded by the coding sequence ATGAGAAATCTCACGCTCAAGCAATTCAAGACCGTTCAGGCAATCATCAGCCACGGGAAAATCGTTAGCGCGGCCAAGGTGTTAGGCTTGTCTCCTCCAGCGGTGACGATACAGTTGCGGCAGGTGGAGGAGGAGTTCCAGTTGGCCTTGTTCGACCGGACGTCGGACGGCATGCGTCCGACTGCCGCAGGTCTGGCTTTCGTCGAGACGGCGCAGGCGATCGAGGAGCGGCTTCGTCTGCTCGAAGACGCGATGGATGCGATCAAGGGCGTGCGTATCGGCAGCTTGAGGCTCGGCGTCGTTTCCACTGCCAAATATTTCGCGCCGCGGCTCATGGCTGGCTTCATGAAGGAACATCCCGACATCGACATGCGGCTTGCCATCGGCAACCGCGCCGAAACGATCGACAGTCTGAAGAACCACGACATCGATATCGCGCTGATGGGACGCCCGGCGAGGGAAGTCCCGGTGCGTGCCTCGGTGTTCGGCGATCACCCGCTGGTCATCATTGCGCCGCCCGACCACCCGCTGGCGTCGGCACGCGAGATATCCAAGGAGCGGATCGCCGAAGAGCATTTCCTCATTCGCGAGCCCGGCTCCGGTACACGCATCTCGCTGGAGATATTCCTGAGCGACGTGCCCGGCCGCATCGACGATCTCGGCGTCGAGATGGGCTCGAACGAGACGATCAAGCAGGCGGTGATGGCCGGGCTCGGCATCGCCTTCATCTCTGCCCACACCATCGCTGCGGAAACCGAAGCCGGCCGGCTGGTCATCCTCGACGTTGTCGGCATGCCGATCCGCCGGCAATGGTTTTCGGTGATGCGCAGCGATCACGCGATCTCGCCGGCGATGGCGACGTTCCACGATTTCCTGATGCGCAAGGGCGCGATGTATCTGCCCCTGTTCGGCAAGCTCTATCCGCACGAAGGACCGAACACTAGAGGTCGCGCGAGTTAG
- a CDS encoding nuclear transport factor 2 family protein, whose translation MLYSYFVEKSIRESFDHVNKHRWDEAVKALVPHVHHRVSGTHALGGERHDKEAVRRWFERLGRVLPNLHLTVNHIWVKGWPWHTTVFAQWDGTATLLNGDASYVNRGLHVFTLRWGRVYALEEFYDSQAAARGLAAQAATGLEEAVGEPIVG comes from the coding sequence ATGCTATACAGTTATTTTGTCGAGAAATCGATCCGGGAGAGCTTCGACCACGTCAACAAACATCGCTGGGATGAGGCGGTGAAAGCACTCGTGCCGCATGTCCATCACCGCGTTTCCGGCACCCATGCGCTTGGTGGTGAGCGCCACGACAAAGAAGCCGTGCGCCGATGGTTTGAGCGCCTCGGCCGCGTCCTGCCCAATCTCCATCTCACGGTCAACCACATCTGGGTGAAGGGCTGGCCGTGGCATACCACCGTGTTTGCCCAGTGGGACGGCACCGCAACGCTGCTCAACGGCGACGCGTCGTACGTCAACCGTGGTCTCCACGTGTTCACCCTGCGGTGGGGCAGAGTCTATGCACTTGAGGAATTTTACGATTCACAAGCAGCGGCCCGCGGTCTTGCCGCCCAAGCGGCAACTGGCCTCGAAGAAGCTGTCGGCGAACCAATTGTGGGCTAG
- a CDS encoding TetR/AcrR family transcriptional regulator, producing MRVSRVQAAENRETVINVASRLFRERGFDGIGLKDLMEAAGLTQGAFYKQFASKDDLAAQASRRAMESATLRWSAATAAKSEDPLGAVIAFYLSMDHRGEKMDGCPIVALGSDAARQGSDVKASFEAGIKEHLEILGRFIAEANGEESDGKAMAILSTMVGALTLSRVVNDPDLAQAFLDAATEQVREAAGA from the coding sequence ATGCGTGTGAGTCGCGTTCAGGCTGCGGAAAACCGCGAAACCGTGATCAATGTAGCAAGCCGGCTTTTTCGGGAGCGCGGCTTTGACGGCATCGGCCTTAAGGACCTGATGGAGGCTGCCGGCCTGACCCAGGGTGCGTTTTACAAGCAGTTCGCATCCAAGGACGATCTGGCGGCGCAGGCGTCCAGGCGGGCGATGGAGAGCGCCACCCTCCGGTGGTCGGCCGCGACTGCGGCAAAATCCGAGGATCCGCTTGGCGCGGTGATCGCGTTCTACCTCAGTATGGACCATCGCGGAGAAAAGATGGACGGCTGCCCGATTGTCGCGCTCGGTTCGGATGCCGCCAGACAGGGCAGCGACGTGAAAGCGTCGTTCGAAGCCGGGATCAAGGAGCATCTCGAAATCCTCGGCCGTTTCATTGCCGAGGCCAATGGTGAGGAGTCCGATGGAAAGGCTATGGCCATTCTCTCGACGATGGTCGGTGCGCTGACGCTATCGCGCGTCGTCAACGACCCGGACCTCGCCCAGGCCTTTCTGGACGCGGCGACCGAACAGGTTCGCGAAGCAGCCGGCGCTTGA
- the fabF gene encoding beta-ketoacyl-ACP synthase II has translation MRRIVVTGMGAVTPLAADVEASWSRLLAGRSGIRRLADDVVGDLPAKIGGVVPSHEEDPDAGFDPDAVLPPKDQRKVDRFILFGLAAAQKALAQARWAPVSEADRLRTATIIASGVGGFPAITEAVRTVDRRGVRRLSPFTVPSFLVNLAAGHISIRHGFKGPLGAPVTACAAGIQAIGDAARLIRANEADIAVCGGTEACMNIVSLGGFAAARSLSTGFNETPAEASRPFDMSRDGFVMGEGAGILIIEELSHALARGAKPLAELVGYGTTADAHHVTSGPEDGDGARRAMEIAIAQAGISPREVRHLNAHATSTPVGDLGEIAAIKTLFGSDSAIAVSATKSATGHLLGAAGGLGAIFAILALRDQVAPPTLNLSAPDPAGDGIDFVANQARPMGMDYAISNGFGFGGVNASALFRRWTDQLAGASIGGG, from the coding sequence ATGCGACGGATTGTTGTCACAGGCATGGGAGCGGTCACGCCCCTTGCTGCCGATGTCGAAGCGTCCTGGTCGCGGCTCCTGGCCGGTCGCTCAGGCATCCGCAGGCTTGCCGACGACGTGGTGGGAGACCTGCCGGCGAAGATCGGCGGCGTGGTTCCCTCGCACGAAGAAGATCCTGATGCTGGCTTCGACCCGGATGCAGTGCTGCCGCCGAAGGACCAGCGCAAGGTAGACCGGTTCATCCTCTTCGGGCTCGCCGCTGCACAAAAGGCACTCGCCCAAGCAAGATGGGCACCCGTCTCGGAAGCGGATCGCTTGCGCACGGCCACGATCATCGCCTCCGGCGTCGGCGGGTTCCCCGCCATAACCGAGGCGGTGCGCACGGTCGACCGGCGCGGCGTCCGCCGCCTATCGCCGTTTACAGTGCCGTCCTTCCTGGTGAACCTCGCGGCGGGCCACATCTCGATCCGCCATGGCTTCAAGGGGCCACTCGGCGCGCCGGTGACGGCGTGCGCGGCCGGCATCCAGGCGATCGGCGATGCGGCTCGCCTTATCCGCGCCAATGAAGCCGATATCGCCGTGTGCGGCGGAACGGAAGCGTGCATGAATATCGTCAGTCTCGGTGGTTTTGCCGCGGCTCGCTCCCTTTCCACCGGCTTCAACGAAACGCCGGCTGAAGCCTCGCGCCCCTTCGATATGTCGCGGGACGGCTTCGTCATGGGCGAAGGGGCCGGCATCCTGATCATCGAGGAACTGAGCCACGCGCTTGCGCGCGGTGCGAAACCGCTCGCCGAGCTCGTCGGCTACGGCACGACGGCGGATGCTCATCACGTCACCTCCGGCCCCGAGGACGGCGACGGGGCGCGCCGGGCCATGGAGATCGCGATTGCCCAAGCCGGCATTTCGCCGCGTGAAGTTCGCCACCTCAATGCGCACGCGACCTCCACGCCGGTCGGTGATCTCGGGGAAATCGCGGCGATCAAAACACTCTTCGGCTCAGATTCCGCCATCGCTGTCAGCGCAACGAAATCCGCGACTGGACACCTGCTCGGAGCCGCCGGCGGGCTTGGAGCCATCTTCGCAATCCTGGCGCTCAGGGATCAGGTGGCGCCGCCAACCCTCAATTTGAGCGCGCCGGATCCAGCCGGCGACGGGATCGACTTCGTCGCAAACCAGGCCCGCCCAATGGGAATGGACTACGCGATCTCCAACGGCTTCGGTTTCGGAGGCGTCAATGCCAGTGCGCTGTTCAGGCGCTGGACGGACCAGCTGGCCGGTGCGAGCATCGGCGGCGGCTAA